TAATGTTTATAGTTTATCATGCataaattgaaaatgaatgacAATTTAGTTTCTATCTCTTATGGTCATTGCCTAAGCAGcttctctcatttctctctttcataAATGTACTAaaacaaatagattaaataaacatctaacAGAAAGCTTCACCATATCAATGCCAGAacctttttttacattacacaaCAGCAATTTAgtgctattattactattagtcTGAATAGCTATTAGTTGAATAttcaaatcaaatacatttaatttgtatagtgctttttacagtctgagctgctgttatagaaaatcaacaccttctgaccaatcagaatcacgAATACAACAGTCATACTCCATGTTAAGTCTGCTTCAAGCGACCCTTATAACTGATTATCTGAATTGTGGTCAAGGTATTGCTATTCCCAAAGCATAAGTAATTTAGCGCATGGATATTGAGGTTAATGCAGGTTAATTAGGGTGAAGAGGAACATGGTGATCAACACGAAGCGGTCAGAGAAGTGATTATCCCTCTGTAAAGCTTCTTACTCTGTCACTTCCATATAGTCAGCACTGGACTAAGAAGTGAGGAGTCAGGATTTAGTGCTTAGTGGACTGCCAAAGTAAGAATTGATCAAAGGCAACAATCTTCATGTCTGCATTTCCTTCAGGAGATTTTACTATTCTGTGCCACTCTTAATATTAACCCATTAATGCCTCGGCTTGTTACTTAGCTATTCGTTATAAAGCATGTTATTTTAACAGATTTAATAAGTAACAATGAAAGTATAGAATGAATATATGGTTCCTGAGAGACTGGCAGATTTTAAGTCACTTACAGAACACAAAAATGACGGCTGTTTACGGATAAACCAGTCAACTGAAATAGTTTTAAGAGATTTACAGCTTCCTCTTTcttaaagaataaataactaTGAATTTCCCTATAGATATTTCATAATGGACTATTACATGACCTATTAGAGCATCTTTATGATCTACACAATAAAGCCCTGTGGTGTGTTCATGCTTTGAGGTTGGCTTACTGCTTTCTGTTCGGATGCAGAAGCGCTGTTTGAAGCCTTTGTAGAAACGGGAGCAGGTTATGACCCCAGGACTAGAGCATCCTACATCCACATATCTTTGGCCCTGGATGTTGCAGGCATAACACTGCAGTGCATGAGCTACAAGAACACAGGCACAAAATACGCTGGAGTATTCACTCAGCTTTTCAAAAAAGTTGTAGTCATCATCAATTAGTAATctgaaaacacacttttttataatgtttcGGAAAGACTAAAGCATGAACTCGATTTAGTCTTTTTTTCCTTATGTCACACAGCTGAATTCATGCCACAATACGTTGCAATAACCCAATACTAACCTGGGGCTGTTTAGCTAATATCAATATAATGTGAAATGGGAATTGTATgaaacattatatattacatgtagaaaaaatgtaaatattaataaccaatatattttattcacatgcATTATTGATTGGAATTTAACCAGAGGCACTAGCCCTCAAAATTAATTCATTGAACATTAACTTAACCATGGTGGCACAGTAGTGAAGAAAATAGtgtttcaggaactcgagctgcgttgaaaacgctttgggaacgcccgtgttgttcacgctctgaatcatgttAAATCCGGCCAATAGACAGTCATGACATCATCGGCAGGCAAAGTCgcataaaccaggaagctacaaaatgggagtGAGATGaaagcgacattagcttctgtttgttcaggtaagcgctttgtgtgtgaatctgtgcaagcAATGTCTAAATAGCGAAGCGAAGCGGTGCTGAAGGTCGTGGGGCTTGCAGGCTgacctagcagaaggcatggagatgGATGAGTCCTATTCAGCCTCTTCTGTTTACATCTTTCTTGGCACaaaaactgcctggagatgatggccgTGTTCTTGGCACTGGAACACTTCCTTCTATGGTCCCAGGGAAAACTTCTCTAATTGAGAGCAGTTTACATCCCGGGCTGGTTGAACTGGAGAGCGGACACCCTTTCGAGGCAAGGGCCGAGGCCCggggaatggaggctccaccccgaggtggtggaatataACAAATAATTCACATACATAATAGAAATAATCACTTGGACTAATTTAACCCagtgaaaacacatttacatgtatCCCTCTTCTCATAAAAACTTGTCTGGTTACTGTTACACACACGCCCACATATCAAACTCACCCTGTGTTAGAAAAAATGTCAGCAGcacccagcagcagcagcagcagcagcagcagagtgGGAGTACATGCAGCAGTGGTGAACTGGGAGACATGTGTGCAGCTGGAGTTCTTCACACAGCACTGAGAGCTCTGACACTTACGCAAGTGAGAATAATCCATGTGATGGAGCGCTCAGCtccagcaacacacacacacacacacacacacacacacacacacacacacacacacacagagcagagaTCAGCTCTTTGAGGCAATTAACACTTTGATCATCTTCAGATAACATTTTTTACTCACTTCTCCCAAGCCAGTGATAAACCTACCAGTCATGTGACAACTCCATGTAGTGTTTTTAGTTTGAGAGTGAGGGCTTTTTAAAGCTAATCCAGACTGAAGGAGCAAATCCCGTCACATGGGGAAGAAAACATacacagctttttttatttatcgggggttgaatgtatatatatatatatatatatatatatatatatatatatatatatatatatatatatatatatatattttttttttttctttttaagtttgaaatactctaatcaacatggacatggacagaTATGGATGCTTTTCAGTGTaataactaaaatatatatatatatatatatatatatatatatatatatatatatatatatatatatatatatacacacacacacacacacagttatctttcaaaacatttttgtagaAATGTTCACATTGTCTCTCTTTGAGTCCAATTATAAATGTTGTGTAAGCAAGATTCTAAATAAATCGATAgcataattgtttttatatcatTGCAACCTATCATTTATAAAAGCTGTTAATTAATTACTGAATGTTCCCTTTTAAATTTTCACTGTTCACTGAAGCTGTATAGCAAATGTGTTTCTGCACATGCTCAGCACATCGCATTGCTCCTTCCTGCTTTCCTGTTCATGAGTTTTCTCACTCTGTGTCAAGATAGAAGACAAGCGAGCTTCACATGCAATGATGTGTTGAACAATCTATAAGAAGGTGTGACAGAACCGACTAACAACTGCAGGGTGCACATGTTCAGTTAGAAAATATTCCCTCTGAGGTTTTTGTAGTGTTTGGATGGTAATTGGGCAAATCATTTCTATTATTGCAATAAGACATAATTAAGAAATCATAGAGAAAATagacaaaataacattttagcaGCCAAACACAAATGGCAATGGAGATGTTGTGTTTTATTAGAAGAAACATTACCTTTTATAGTTCCAATTTAATTTCAagactaaaatatattttgtctaAATATTTACTTTCCAACAAATGCATGGGTAATGGagcattaaattaaatgaagcaCATTTTGTATGCTTAATCATGTAATTAACAAGGTCTTTTTGATACActatttgcatatattttaaataatttgtagAATATTTGAATGACTAGCAAATAAAActtaaagaaaattaaacaaagTCAGAGTAGACATAGAGACAAAAATGAGTTATTAGTTgcttttgcactgttgactccatGTACTCCATCAGTGTACATCATTAGAACAacaattacagtggaacccagttatgtcaatgtcctagggggtcgccaaaaagcatcgagataaccgatgatcgagataaacgaaaatcaaaatggcggcaatatattaacgtgcttgaaatttctttatgtacatgatgtgcgttaataaatgagaatgtgcatgcacgtgtttttggagtttttttttacacaacagcgttgccgcgatttgtttgttGAAGGCattctataaaaatacatacagtacatgtttgttatctgtcaggaatccacctgccatgcccccttcggcccccttcagcgtgtcaggtgttttctcggccgctttttctgaagctcccggcttcaatcgcgcacatatggtgctcgtttagcatcatcaccagctcctatttaaacttccacactctcaccgtccgttattgttggtatatgttggttcacggcggtcgttgttatcgccaTGTGTATCCCGCACGTGTCTTCCAccagcactctctcaacggctgcgcttttcttcccaaagcgcatcgcggattccccccgatcctgccggtgttcattctatgcttttgctgctcatcccacgttctcccgtgtgctgttcagcgccgcgcttctactttcgcctcccgttcatcgcataacatttaacaacaaaatgcatatgtgcaccaactaacagcagagattcaccagtatacaatacaacacctgtagcagctgtaagccttgatttttccgccactttcgcgagttcttctgcggctgcaccgagataactgacgttaaatggcaaatttttccccttgtgctcgagatattagggttcgccgacataaaaaagttgacataaccgataaaaaaatgcgaagacaaagcaagaatttggcggttccacttcaaaaacgtcgacttaatagggttgtcgagttaaccgaggtcgagataagtgggttccactgtatttgttaACATCTCAAACACACTAATGTCACATTTTTCCACTGAACCGGCATACATAAACTGTTAGACTAAAATTGTGACCggtatgtttattataaatatagacAACCTATTCACATTTTtccgaaaataaataaaattaggaTAAAAATCAGATCTATGTTAATGATTGCCATCTGATAAATTCAGAtcaaatgtgaataaaatattaaccaatatattcaaaaaaattttaatgtcCTGATAACTATTTCTTGATTAGGATGGTAAAAAATGCTGCTTTGATTCCCTCCTTGGACTCAAACATCTGTTGCACTTGCTCAAAACCACAGTGGCTCAACCTGATGGGTGTCTTAAGCTCCAGAGGCTGAGAGAACATATTGTCAAGGAGGACTGTAAGCTGTTTCTGATGACATGTCAGTGCAGAGCCTTGTAACGTGGATTCAAAAAATTTGTGATGGCCTGGAAAAACCCTTTGTATGGCAACATTTTCTTCATCATATTGTTTTTGGTTGATGTTCTTATAtcaatattcaatatatatttcaggattttttttaaataataaatacttgaaaaagaatttaaattttTGCTAGTTTATCTTCTTAATTAGCATCATCCACCTCAGTCTCATTTACAGTAAATGATCAGAACAATCACTGTCTCTTTCCATAACTTCAGTTGAAGAGGAAATAAAGTCTTTTTGGCTACAGTTATGGTTGTGTATTAAGTCCTTTAGGTATTTCAAAACTTTCTCTGCAGTAAGTGTAAGTAAGCTTGTCTCTTTATGATAGTTTGACAGAGTAACACTTTTGGTAAGTACAATGTAATTAGTCAAGCCAGTTAattgggatatatatatatatatatatatatatatatatatatatatatatatatatatatatatatatatatataaagaaaaactcccgtagatgttatgaggaagaaactctgagagaaaccagactcaaaaggggaacccatcctcatttgggtgacatcaagagtgtgattatagtctttaacgatgtttattaatgatgttttttctacagtcttatacagtcatttgtggttaaaaAACTAGAAGCTACTtaacaactcataaaatagctcaacgtttgcgatcatcatagatccaacaccagcttccaACTGCCAGAGCTTTTAAACACTCAGAGGTCCAGATAGATAGTGTTTAGGACAGCAGAGAAAGCTTTGCTgaccctgaccgcccgccactgataAAActtttcaaacagaaatgcttgCTGCATTAATTACACATgaataaaattagtgctgttaaaataaatttgtgttaacACATTAGTTGTGACAgccctaatacacacacacacacacacacacacaaatatatatatatatatatatatatatatatatatatatatatatatatatatatatatatatatatatttgtatgtgtttgtgtgtgtattacacacgctgcaatttatttattggcactaattttattcaCGTGTAAtaaatgcagcacgcatttctgtttgaccagttTTATCAGGGGCGGGCGGTCAGGGTCAGCAAAGCTTTCTCTGCTGCCCTAAACACTATCtatattcccaacagtttattcttttcatttcataccGTTTCTCTTGGATGCACTGATGCATgatttttgtatagttttaatACTATTAATGtttcttattttacatttatttcacttgCTTCCATTTCATTTAGAAGACCCTATGTGCCAGTGACCACATGTCTTCTAATATAggatgtaaaataaatagaagtCCCCAGTCTAAACCATTCATCTGATGCCCTGAACCCTGGAAATGGTATCTGTATGTTTAGGTCAACTAGTATGATTGTTGCCCAAACAGCAACAGTGTCCTGCAAACACTTCTTATCCTCCATGAGCAGTCTCCA
This region of Silurus meridionalis isolate SWU-2019-XX chromosome 27, ASM1480568v1, whole genome shotgun sequence genomic DNA includes:
- the LOC124380321 gene encoding CD59 glycoprotein — protein: MSPSSPLLHVLPLCCCCCCCCWVLLTFFLTQAHALQCYACNIQGQRYVDVGCSSPGVITCSRFYKGFKQRFCIRTESIALGMVLTSGCATSRHCHTEELPGVKIHCCDSDLCNCASRYHKSSLSSYTLSLMMPSLTILWLQH